The following proteins come from a genomic window of Pseudomonas cichorii:
- a CDS encoding LysR family transcriptional regulator, protein MKLSLRQLQIFCAISQHGSTTSAALAVSLSQSATSAALNELESALETRLFDRVGKRLVLNDNGHALLPQARKMLESAQQIEAGFQPGNAEMKTRLRVGCSTTIGNYVLPLILGELRQSAPLLQVDVEMGNSMTIARKVADFEIDMGLIEGPCHLPELSAEPWLVDELLIVAGSQHPLARQKDVTLGDLQDAEWLLREPGSGTREVVEQLLLRHLHGLSDIRQIGSSEAIKHTLAQGIGISCLSRWVVADLLASKQLKTLSGDIPPFTRRFFMIRHREKFISVGLERFWNSCSQFEENRLQGVK, encoded by the coding sequence GTGAAACTGAGCCTTCGTCAATTGCAGATTTTCTGCGCTATCAGCCAGCATGGCAGCACCACCAGCGCTGCACTGGCGGTATCGCTGTCGCAATCGGCAACCAGCGCAGCATTGAATGAGCTGGAAAGCGCCCTTGAAACCCGACTGTTCGACCGAGTGGGCAAGCGTCTGGTGCTTAACGACAACGGCCACGCCTTGCTGCCTCAAGCCCGAAAAATGCTCGAAAGCGCGCAACAGATCGAAGCCGGCTTTCAGCCCGGCAACGCAGAGATGAAAACCCGCCTGCGAGTCGGATGCAGCACCACGATCGGCAACTATGTACTGCCGCTGATTCTTGGCGAGCTGCGGCAGTCGGCTCCTCTGCTGCAGGTAGATGTCGAGATGGGCAACAGCATGACCATCGCCCGAAAAGTCGCCGACTTTGAAATCGACATGGGGTTGATCGAAGGCCCGTGTCATCTGCCCGAACTCAGCGCCGAGCCATGGCTGGTGGATGAACTGTTGATTGTTGCCGGCAGCCAGCATCCACTGGCCAGGCAAAAGGACGTCACGCTGGGCGATCTGCAGGATGCCGAATGGCTGCTTCGCGAGCCTGGCTCAGGCACTCGTGAAGTCGTCGAGCAATTGCTGCTGAGGCATTTGCATGGCTTGTCCGATATCCGGCAGATCGGCAGTTCCGAAGCCATCAAGCACACGCTGGCTCAGGGCATCGGCATCAGTTGCCTGTCGCGCTGGGTGGTTGCCGATCTTCTGGCATCAAAGCAGTTGAAGACGCTGAGTGGCGATATTCCGCCCTTTACCCGACGCTTTTTCATGATTCGCCATCGGGAGAAATTCATCTCCGTAGGGCTCGAACGCTTCTGGAACAGTTGCAGCCAGTTCGAGGAAAACCGTTTGCAGGGAGTGAAATAG
- a CDS encoding TDT family transporter, translating to MINIGPAAITGRGRPLAALSSPREAIRQFTPNWFAVTMGTGILALLLGQLPFSVPLLKTLGEALWLFNIGLFVLFSVMYASRWVLFFDEAKQVFGHSTVSMFFGTIPMGLATIISGLLLYGLPRWGVSVIALAQALWWIDVAMALVCGVLIPFMMFTRQQHSIDQMTAVWLLPVVAAEVAAASGGMLAPHLADASAQFSILITSYVLWAYSVPVALSILVILLLRMALHKLPHESMAASSWLSLGPIGTGAMGMLVLGTDAPAIFAAHGLASIGDVAKGLGLIVGILFWGLGLWWLTLALLITLRYFKTGIPFNLGWWGFIFPLGIYAATTLKLGAMLDLVFFSVMGVVLVILLAVMWLIVASRTWAGAYRGNLFVSPCIASLGRAGN from the coding sequence ATGATCAACATCGGACCAGCAGCGATCACGGGACGCGGTCGACCATTGGCTGCCCTTTCGAGTCCTCGGGAAGCCATCCGGCAATTCACTCCCAACTGGTTCGCCGTAACGATGGGCACCGGTATTCTGGCCTTGCTGCTGGGGCAATTGCCTTTTTCCGTTCCATTGCTCAAGACCTTGGGCGAGGCCCTCTGGCTTTTCAACATTGGATTGTTCGTGCTGTTCAGCGTGATGTATGCGAGCCGTTGGGTACTGTTTTTCGATGAGGCCAAACAGGTTTTCGGTCACTCCACTGTCTCGATGTTCTTCGGGACGATCCCCATGGGGCTGGCCACGATCATCAGTGGGCTGCTCCTGTACGGACTGCCGCGCTGGGGCGTTTCCGTAATTGCCCTGGCTCAGGCCTTGTGGTGGATCGATGTGGCGATGGCGCTGGTTTGCGGGGTGCTGATCCCTTTCATGATGTTTACCCGCCAGCAGCACAGCATCGACCAGATGACGGCGGTATGGCTCTTGCCTGTCGTGGCCGCCGAAGTCGCCGCTGCCAGTGGCGGTATGCTTGCCCCTCATTTAGCCGATGCCAGCGCTCAGTTTTCCATACTCATCACCAGTTACGTGCTGTGGGCGTATTCGGTGCCGGTTGCCCTGAGCATTCTGGTGATCCTGCTGTTGCGCATGGCCTTGCACAAGTTGCCTCACGAAAGCATGGCCGCCTCAAGTTGGTTGTCGTTAGGCCCGATTGGAACCGGCGCCATGGGCATGCTGGTGCTGGGCACCGACGCGCCAGCCATCTTTGCTGCTCATGGTCTGGCAAGCATCGGCGACGTTGCCAAAGGGCTCGGCCTGATTGTCGGCATTCTGTTCTGGGGGCTTGGCCTGTGGTGGCTGACGCTCGCCCTGTTGATCACCTTGCGTTACTTCAAGACCGGTATTCCGTTCAACCTGGGCTGGTGGGGATTCATCTTCCCGTTGGGCATATACGCAGCCACGACCCTGAAGTTGGGGGCGATGCTGGATCTGGTGTTTTTCAGCGTGATGGGCGTCGTGCTGGTGATACTGCTGGCAGTGATGTGGCTGATCGTTGCTTCCAGAACGTGGGCCGGGGCTTATCGTGGCAACCTGTTTGTGTCGCCTTGTATTGCGTCGTTGGGGAGGGCGGGTAATTAG
- a CDS encoding DNA-processing protein DprA, giving the protein MNTNNQAILLLTCHFSKSAKNDVKPLSPTEWGRFALWLNEQGSTPASLVIEDPRHILHTWSDPEITLERIEQLLNRGHALAFALEKWSRAGIWVLTRSDNDYPKLLKQRLRTAAPAVLFGCGNASLLNLLGISVVGSRNASSADLDYARAFGQCLAQAGLSVISGAAKGIDEESMLGGLEGEGSAVGVMADSLFKAATSSKWRQGLMNNNLVLVSPFSPEAGFNAGNAMARNKYIYAMSQASVVVHSGRKGGTWTGAMENIKKSWVPLWVHRSMDTESGNSLLVSEGGQWLDDNTESLDVRALLSHNDSVKPIADLLTSTPVEASEFPQVTEQESQLPEYGAEKPEPPIDAPDLSFYQIFLLKLEKIGSPVTVDELAEEWAIPKTLINNWLKQSIEEGQVKKLKNPVRYQLSSIDQLELSPHT; this is encoded by the coding sequence ATGAACACCAATAACCAGGCCATTCTTTTGCTGACTTGCCATTTTTCCAAGTCTGCAAAAAACGACGTAAAACCACTCTCACCTACGGAGTGGGGGCGTTTTGCGCTCTGGCTGAATGAGCAAGGCAGCACTCCAGCAAGCCTGGTCATCGAAGACCCACGCCACATCCTGCACACATGGTCCGACCCTGAAATCACGCTAGAGCGCATAGAGCAATTGCTCAATCGCGGCCATGCGTTGGCCTTTGCACTTGAAAAGTGGAGCCGGGCCGGAATATGGGTGCTGACTCGCTCGGACAATGACTATCCAAAACTGCTCAAGCAAAGACTACGTACCGCAGCACCAGCAGTGCTATTTGGCTGCGGTAATGCATCTCTGCTGAACCTGCTTGGTATCAGTGTCGTTGGTTCACGAAATGCCAGTAGCGCAGACCTTGATTATGCGCGGGCATTTGGACAGTGCCTCGCGCAAGCAGGACTCAGCGTGATATCCGGAGCAGCCAAGGGTATTGATGAAGAATCGATGCTGGGCGGACTGGAAGGCGAAGGTTCGGCAGTCGGGGTAATGGCCGACAGCTTATTTAAAGCGGCTACATCCTCCAAATGGCGTCAGGGGTTGATGAACAATAACCTGGTGCTGGTTTCCCCTTTCAGCCCTGAAGCAGGTTTCAATGCTGGTAATGCCATGGCCCGTAACAAGTACATTTACGCGATGAGCCAGGCTTCGGTTGTCGTGCATTCCGGTCGTAAGGGTGGCACCTGGACTGGGGCAATGGAGAATATCAAGAAGTCCTGGGTTCCCCTCTGGGTGCATCGCAGCATGGATACTGAGTCCGGTAACTCGTTACTGGTGAGTGAGGGCGGACAGTGGCTGGATGACAATACGGAGTCGCTTGATGTCAGGGCATTGCTTTCGCACAACGATAGTGTGAAACCGATTGCCGACTTACTGACCTCTACACCTGTAGAGGCATCTGAGTTTCCCCAAGTGACAGAGCAGGAAAGTCAGTTGCCAGAGTATGGCGCTGAAAAACCTGAGCCCCCCATCGATGCCCCTGACTTGAGTTTCTATCAGATCTTTTTGCTGAAACTCGAAAAGATTGGCAGCCCCGTTACGGTAGATGAGCTGGCGGAAGAATGGGCCATCCCTAAAACACTGATCAATAACTGGCTTAAACAATCCATCGAAGAGGGACAGGTGAAAAAGCTGAAAAACCCTGTACGTTACCAACTTTCCTCCATCGATCAGTTGGAACTGAGCCCGCACACCTAA
- a CDS encoding RecQ family ATP-dependent DNA helicase, whose amino-acid sequence MTHNEAEKLLQAALQNPAAQFRDGQWEAIDALVNQRKKMLVVERTGWGKSSVYFISTRILRDRGQGPTIIVSPLLALMRNQIESATRLGIRAVTLNSTNRDQWEESRQQILANQVDCLLISPERLANDDFIESTLQPIADRIGLMVIDEAHCISDWGHDFRPDYRRILNILQFLPTNTPVLGTTATANNRVIEDILDQLGEITIQRGPLVRESLALQNLRLPDQASRLAWLAENIPQLTGTGIVYTLTQRDTDQVSDWLNDNGISAAAYYGSVTHPDFPESDDYRQHLEARLLNNDLKVLVATSALGMGYDKPDLGFVIHYQAPGSLVTYYQQVGRAGRGIDYSVGILMSGKEDEDIHDFFRRSAFPNQGQVRHILGKLEQSDGLGIRDLEEHSNLAKGQIEKTLKYLSAEKKPPVIKTNSKWHFVAVDYHLDEARISQLTQLREQEWGEVNTYLDSKDCLMAFIRGALNDPAHENCGKCANCLESEIVPARINAELIHRAATFIRHAEFPIEPRKQVAKGAFVEYGFPTHLPSAWLAEEGRILSRWRDGGWGQLAATGKEQNHFDDALVDAMVEMITQRWQPIPSPAWVCCVPSLGHPDLVPSFAHRLATALKIPFFNAVSKIKENQQQKHQNNSFHQCKNLDGVFALSEELPEGPVLLVDDMVDSRWTLTVIATLLRRAGSGPVFPLAISSTANKEA is encoded by the coding sequence ATGACACACAACGAAGCGGAAAAACTCTTGCAAGCCGCATTACAAAACCCAGCGGCGCAATTTCGAGACGGGCAATGGGAAGCCATTGATGCATTAGTCAACCAGCGCAAGAAAATGCTGGTCGTGGAGCGTACTGGCTGGGGCAAGAGCTCCGTGTATTTCATCAGCACAAGGATTCTGCGAGATCGCGGACAGGGTCCGACAATCATCGTTTCCCCCTTGCTGGCATTGATGCGGAATCAGATCGAATCGGCTACTCGGCTGGGTATTCGTGCAGTCACGCTCAACTCCACGAATCGGGATCAGTGGGAAGAGTCCAGACAGCAAATACTTGCCAATCAAGTCGATTGCCTGTTGATATCCCCAGAGCGATTGGCCAACGATGACTTTATCGAAAGTACACTGCAACCGATTGCTGACCGGATCGGCTTGATGGTCATTGATGAAGCTCATTGCATTTCTGACTGGGGACATGACTTCAGGCCAGACTACCGCCGCATCCTCAATATCCTGCAATTTCTGCCAACCAATACGCCCGTACTGGGCACCACCGCCACGGCAAACAATCGCGTGATCGAAGACATTCTCGATCAGTTAGGTGAAATCACTATCCAGCGCGGCCCCTTGGTACGCGAGAGCCTTGCCTTACAGAACCTTCGTCTCCCGGACCAGGCAAGCCGATTGGCATGGCTGGCCGAAAACATCCCGCAGCTCACCGGCACCGGTATTGTCTATACGCTGACACAGCGCGATACGGATCAGGTATCTGACTGGCTGAACGACAATGGCATCAGCGCAGCAGCCTATTATGGCAGCGTCACACATCCTGACTTCCCCGAAAGCGATGACTACCGCCAGCATCTTGAAGCCCGCCTGCTCAATAACGACCTGAAAGTACTGGTTGCCACATCCGCTCTCGGCATGGGATATGACAAACCCGATCTGGGTTTTGTCATCCACTATCAGGCACCGGGCTCTCTTGTTACCTACTACCAGCAGGTTGGCCGAGCTGGCCGAGGGATTGATTACTCGGTTGGCATACTGATGTCAGGCAAGGAGGACGAAGATATTCATGATTTCTTCCGCCGCTCTGCCTTCCCGAATCAGGGACAAGTGCGCCATATTCTGGGCAAGCTGGAGCAATCCGATGGCCTGGGCATTCGTGACCTGGAAGAGCACAGCAACCTTGCGAAGGGCCAGATCGAAAAAACCCTGAAATACCTGAGCGCGGAAAAAAAACCGCCCGTGATCAAGACCAACAGCAAGTGGCACTTTGTCGCCGTTGACTACCACCTCGATGAAGCACGTATCTCCCAATTGACCCAGCTTCGCGAGCAGGAATGGGGAGAGGTCAATACATATCTGGACTCCAAGGATTGCCTGATGGCCTTTATCCGCGGAGCGCTAAATGATCCAGCCCATGAAAACTGTGGCAAGTGTGCTAATTGTCTGGAAAGCGAGATTGTGCCTGCACGGATCAATGCTGAACTGATACATCGTGCAGCAACCTTTATCCGCCATGCCGAGTTTCCAATAGAACCCCGCAAACAGGTCGCCAAAGGCGCTTTCGTGGAGTATGGCTTTCCTACCCATCTTCCATCTGCCTGGCTAGCCGAAGAAGGGCGGATACTGTCACGCTGGCGGGATGGCGGTTGGGGACAATTGGCAGCTACGGGCAAGGAACAGAATCACTTCGATGATGCGCTGGTAGACGCGATGGTGGAAATGATCACCCAACGCTGGCAACCTATACCGAGTCCCGCCTGGGTGTGTTGCGTTCCATCGCTTGGGCATCCAGATCTGGTACCGTCTTTTGCTCACAGGCTGGCAACGGCCTTGAAAATTCCTTTTTTCAACGCCGTCAGCAAGATCAAGGAAAACCAGCAGCAGAAGCACCAGAACAACAGCTTCCATCAATGCAAAAATCTCGATGGTGTCTTCGCTCTTTCAGAGGAGCTACCCGAAGGCCCAGTGCTATTGGTCGATGACATGGTCGACTCCCGCTGGACGCTGACAGTGATAGCCACCCTGCTGCGTCGCGCAGGCAGTGGTCCGGTTTTTCCTTTGGCAATCTCCTCCACTGCAAACAAAGAAGCATGA
- the ychF gene encoding redox-regulated ATPase YchF: protein MGFNCGIVGLPNVGKSTLFNALTKSGIAAENFPFCTIEPNSGIVAMPDPRLAALAAIVNPKRILPTTMEFVDIAGLVAGASKGEGLGNKFLANIRETDAIAHVVRCFEDENVIHVSNSVDPKRDIEIIDLELIFADLESCEKQLQKVARNAKGGDKDAVIQKGLLEQLIAHFTEGKPARSLMKNMSVEEKSVIRGFHLLTTKPVMYIANVAEDGFENNPLLDVVRAIADEEGAMLVPVCNKIEAEIAELDDGEEKDMFLEALGLEEPGLNRVIRAGYEMLHLQTYFTAGVEEVRAWTVRVGATAPQAAGVIHTDFEKGFIRAEVIAYEDFIQFKGEAGAKEAGKWRLEGKEYIVKDGDVMHFRFNV from the coding sequence ATGGGATTCAACTGCGGAATCGTCGGCCTGCCTAACGTCGGCAAGTCCACCCTGTTCAACGCCCTGACAAAGTCTGGCATTGCGGCAGAGAACTTTCCCTTCTGCACCATCGAGCCGAACAGCGGCATCGTGGCCATGCCCGACCCGCGTCTGGCGGCGCTGGCAGCCATCGTCAATCCCAAGCGCATCCTGCCGACTACCATGGAGTTCGTCGACATTGCCGGTCTGGTCGCCGGTGCCTCGAAAGGTGAAGGCCTGGGCAACAAGTTCCTGGCCAACATCCGCGAAACCGACGCTATCGCTCACGTGGTGCGCTGCTTTGAAGACGAGAACGTGATCCACGTTTCCAACAGCGTCGATCCGAAGCGCGATATCGAAATCATCGACCTGGAGCTGATCTTCGCCGACCTCGAAAGCTGCGAAAAACAACTGCAGAAAGTCGCTCGCAACGCCAAGGGCGGCGACAAGGATGCGGTGATCCAGAAAGGCCTGCTCGAGCAACTGATCGCCCACTTCACCGAAGGCAAGCCGGCGCGCAGCCTGATGAAGAACATGAGCGTCGAGGAAAAATCGGTCATCCGCGGCTTCCACCTGCTGACCACCAAACCGGTCATGTACATCGCCAACGTTGCCGAAGACGGCTTCGAGAACAACCCGCTGCTGGACGTGGTCCGCGCCATCGCCGACGAAGAGGGCGCAATGCTGGTGCCAGTCTGCAACAAGATCGAAGCGGAAATCGCCGAGCTGGATGACGGCGAAGAAAAGGACATGTTCCTCGAAGCCCTGGGCCTTGAAGAACCCGGCCTGAACCGCGTGATCCGCGCCGGCTACGAAATGCTGCACCTGCAGACTTACTTCACCGCCGGTGTCGAAGAAGTCCGCGCCTGGACCGTCCGCGTCGGTGCCACCGCACCACAGGCTGCAGGCGTGATCCACACCGACTTCGAAAAAGGCTTCATCCGCGCCGAAGTCATCGCCTACGAAGACTTCATCCAGTTCAAGGGTGAAGCCGGTGCCAAGGAAGCCGGTAAATGGCGCCTGGAAGGCAAGGAATACATCGTCAAGGATGGCGACGTGATGCACTTCCGCTTTAACGTCTGA
- the pth gene encoding aminoacyl-tRNA hydrolase, with product MTAIKLIVGLGNPGTEYEQTRHNAGALFVERIAAAQRVNLVPERKFFGLTGRFTHQGQDVRLLIPTTYMNRSGQAVAALAGFYRISVDSILVAHDELDLPPGVAKLKVGGGHGGHNGLRDIIAQLGNQNTFHRLRLGIGHPGDASKVSGFVLGRAPRAEQEKLDASIDFALGVLPDIFAGEWNRAMKNLHSQKA from the coding sequence GTGACCGCCATAAAACTGATCGTTGGCCTGGGAAACCCCGGCACTGAATACGAACAGACCCGGCATAACGCAGGGGCTCTTTTCGTTGAGCGTATTGCTGCGGCGCAACGAGTCAACCTCGTTCCCGAGCGCAAATTCTTTGGCCTGACCGGACGCTTCACGCATCAGGGTCAGGATGTTCGTCTGCTGATTCCTACTACCTACATGAACCGCAGCGGTCAGGCTGTAGCGGCACTCGCCGGCTTCTACCGCATTTCGGTCGACTCCATTCTGGTAGCGCACGACGAACTCGACCTGCCTCCCGGCGTTGCCAAACTGAAAGTTGGCGGCGGGCATGGCGGTCACAACGGTCTGCGCGACATCATCGCGCAGCTCGGTAACCAGAACACTTTCCATCGCTTGCGGCTTGGCATCGGCCACCCAGGCGATGCCAGCAAGGTCTCCGGTTTTGTCCTGGGTCGAGCGCCACGCGCCGAACAGGAAAAACTGGATGCCAGTATCGACTTTGCCCTCGGCGTGCTGCCGGATATCTTCGCCGGTGAATGGAACCGGGCGATGAAAAACCTGCACAGCCAGAAGGCCTGA
- a CDS encoding 50S ribosomal protein L25/general stress protein Ctc, giving the protein MNDFTLNAEVRSDLGKGASRRLRRLASLVPAVVYGADKAPESISMLAKEVAKLLENEAAFSHVIELNVGGKKQNVLIKALQRHPAKGHVLHADFVRVVAGQKLTAIVPVHFINEEAPVKKGGEISHTTTELEVSCLPKDLPEFIEVDLGALEIGSNVHLSDLKAPKGVEFVALAHGTDLAIANVHAPRVAAEDTKEEGAAE; this is encoded by the coding sequence ATGAATGATTTCACTCTGAATGCTGAAGTGCGTTCCGACCTGGGGAAAGGTGCGAGCCGCCGCCTGCGTCGTCTCGCAAGCCTGGTTCCAGCTGTTGTCTACGGTGCTGACAAAGCCCCTGAGTCCATCAGCATGCTGGCCAAAGAAGTTGCCAAACTGCTGGAAAACGAAGCTGCTTTCAGCCACGTTATCGAGCTGAATGTTGGTGGCAAGAAGCAGAACGTCCTGATCAAGGCACTGCAGCGTCACCCAGCAAAAGGTCACGTACTGCACGCTGACTTCGTACGTGTTGTTGCCGGCCAGAAACTGACCGCCATCGTTCCGGTTCACTTCATCAACGAAGAAGCTCCGGTCAAGAAAGGCGGCGAGATCTCGCACACCACTACCGAGCTGGAAGTTTCCTGCCTGCCTAAAGATCTGCCTGAGTTCATCGAAGTGGATCTGGGCGCTCTGGAAATCGGTTCCAACGTTCACCTGTCCGACCTCAAAGCGCCAAAAGGCGTTGAGTTCGTCGCACTGGCGCACGGTACCGACCTGGCTATCGCCAACGTCCACGCTCCACGCGTAGCTGCAGAAGACACCAAAGAAGAAGGCGCTGCCGAGTAA
- a CDS encoding ribose-phosphate pyrophosphokinase encodes MSKMMVFTGNANPDLARRVVRQLHIPLGDVSVGKFSDGEISTEINENVRGKDVFIIQPTCAPTNDNLMELVVMADAFRRSSASRITAVIPYFGYARQDRRPRSARVAISAKVVADMLTVVGIDRVLTVDLHADQIQGFFDIPVDNIYGSPVLVDDIEDQRFENLMIVSPDIGGVVRARAVAKSLGVDLGIIDKRREKANHSEVMHIIGDVEGRTCILVDDMVDTAGTLCHAAKALKEHGAAKVFAYCTHPVLSGRAIENIENSVLDELVVSNTIPLSAAAQACSRIRQLDIAPVVAEAVRRISNEESISAMFR; translated from the coding sequence GTGTCCAAGATGATGGTCTTTACGGGGAACGCTAACCCCGATCTGGCTCGGCGTGTAGTACGTCAGCTGCATATCCCTCTCGGTGACGTCTCTGTCGGTAAATTCTCCGACGGCGAGATCAGCACTGAGATCAATGAAAACGTCCGCGGTAAAGATGTCTTCATTATTCAGCCGACTTGCGCTCCGACCAACGATAACCTGATGGAACTCGTCGTGATGGCTGATGCCTTCCGCCGCTCCTCAGCGTCCCGAATCACTGCTGTGATTCCTTACTTTGGTTATGCCCGTCAGGATCGCCGTCCGCGTTCCGCACGTGTTGCCATCAGCGCGAAAGTCGTTGCTGACATGCTGACCGTGGTGGGTATCGATCGTGTTCTCACGGTTGATCTTCATGCTGACCAAATACAAGGTTTCTTCGATATTCCTGTAGATAACATCTACGGCTCCCCTGTTCTGGTGGATGACATCGAAGATCAGCGCTTTGAAAACCTGATGATCGTTTCCCCGGATATCGGCGGCGTCGTGCGTGCACGTGCTGTTGCCAAATCCCTGGGCGTCGATCTCGGGATCATCGACAAACGCCGCGAGAAAGCCAATCACTCCGAAGTGATGCATATCATCGGTGATGTCGAAGGGCGTACCTGTATTCTGGTCGACGACATGGTCGATACCGCCGGCACTCTGTGCCATGCGGCAAAGGCCCTGAAAGAGCATGGCGCTGCCAAGGTCTTTGCCTACTGCACACACCCTGTGCTGTCGGGTCGGGCGATCGAAAACATTGAAAATTCCGTGCTGGACGAACTGGTGGTGAGTAACACCATCCCGTTGTCTGCTGCTGCACAAGCCTGTAGCCGTATCCGTCAACTGGATATCGCACCGGTAGTCGCTGAAGCGGTTCGCCGTATCAGCAACGAAGAATCGATCAGCGCGATGTTCCGCTAA
- the ispE gene encoding 4-(cytidine 5'-diphospho)-2-C-methyl-D-erythritol kinase, translated as MSTPSLTLPAPAKLNLMLHILGRRPDGYHQLETIFQFLDYGDELGFAVREDGEIHLQTDVPGVPHDSNLIVKAARALQKQSGCTLGMDIWLEKRLPMGGGIGGGSSDAATTLLGLNHLWNLGWDEDRLAALGLTLGADVPVFVRGRAAFAEGVGEILTPINPEEPWYLVLVPQVSVSTAEIFSDPLLTRDTPPIKVRPVPKGNSQNDCRAVVEKRYPDVRNALNLLGNFTEAKLTGTGSCVFGAFPNKAEADKVSALLTETLTGFVAKGSNVSMLHRKLQIL; from the coding sequence ATGAGCACGCCAAGCCTGACCCTGCCCGCTCCCGCCAAACTGAACCTGATGCTGCACATTCTTGGCCGTCGTCCTGACGGCTATCACCAACTGGAAACCATCTTTCAGTTTCTCGACTACGGCGATGAACTTGGTTTCGCCGTTCGCGAGGACGGTGAAATCCACCTGCAAACCGATGTCCCCGGCGTTCCTCACGACAGTAATCTGATCGTCAAGGCTGCCCGGGCATTACAGAAACAGTCCGGTTGCACACTGGGCATGGACATCTGGCTGGAAAAACGTCTGCCCATGGGCGGCGGCATCGGGGGTGGCAGTTCGGATGCGGCAACCACCCTGCTGGGTCTGAACCATCTCTGGAATCTTGGCTGGGACGAAGATCGCCTGGCCGCTCTGGGCCTGACGCTTGGGGCCGACGTCCCGGTTTTCGTGCGTGGGCGTGCTGCATTTGCAGAGGGTGTAGGAGAAATTCTCACCCCTATAAACCCCGAAGAACCGTGGTATTTGGTACTTGTGCCGCAAGTATCTGTAAGTACAGCAGAAATTTTTTCAGATCCACTGTTGACACGTGACACTCCTCCCATTAAAGTGCGCCCCGTTCCCAAGGGAAACAGTCAAAACGACTGTAGAGCGGTTGTAGAGAAGCGTTATCCAGATGTACGTAACGCTTTGAATTTGTTAGGTAATTTTACCGAAGCAAAATTAACCGGAACTGGAAGTTGTGTGTTTGGGGCCTTCCCAAACAAAGCTGAAGCTGATAAAGTCTCGGCCCTTCTTACAGAGACCCTTACAGGGTTCGTAGCAAAAGGAAGCAACGTTTCGATGTTGCATCGCAAGCTACAGATTCTGTGA
- the lolB gene encoding lipoprotein insertase outer membrane protein LolB, whose translation MFLRHVIVFSLIALLTGCAGLTSREALQGKGDPAQWREHKQQLSSLDGWQINGKVGIRAPRDSGSGTLFWLQRQDYYDIRLSGPLGRGAARLTGRPGGVSLEVANQGRYEAPTPETLLQDQLGWKLPVSHLVWWVRGLPAPDSKSRLTLDDDSRLASLEQDDWQVEYLSYIEQNGYWLPERIKLHGQDLDVTLVIKDWQPRKLGQ comes from the coding sequence ATGTTTTTGCGCCATGTAATCGTATTCAGCCTCATTGCCCTGCTCACCGGCTGTGCCGGCCTGACTTCCCGCGAAGCCCTTCAGGGCAAGGGCGATCCCGCGCAGTGGCGCGAGCACAAGCAACAACTGAGCAGCCTCGACGGCTGGCAGATCAACGGCAAGGTCGGCATTCGTGCTCCCAGGGACTCCGGCAGCGGAACCCTGTTCTGGCTGCAACGCCAGGATTATTACGACATCCGCCTCTCCGGCCCTCTGGGACGCGGCGCGGCACGCCTGACCGGGCGTCCTGGTGGCGTGAGCCTTGAAGTGGCCAACCAGGGCCGCTACGAAGCGCCAACCCCGGAAACCCTGCTGCAAGACCAGTTGGGCTGGAAACTTCCAGTCTCGCACCTCGTCTGGTGGGTGCGCGGCCTTCCCGCCCCCGACAGCAAGAGCCGCCTGACACTGGATGACGACAGCCGGCTGGCCAGCCTTGAACAGGATGACTGGCAGGTGGAATACCTCAGTTACATTGAACAGAACGGTTACTGGTTGCCTGAGCGCATCAAACTGCATGGCCAGGATCTGGATGTCACGCTGGTCATCAAGGACTGGCAGCCTCGCAAACTGGGGCAATGA